In the Gossypium raimondii isolate GPD5lz chromosome 9, ASM2569854v1, whole genome shotgun sequence genome, one interval contains:
- the LOC105799188 gene encoding uncharacterized protein At4g22758 has product MRNSKNNRKEPEKSRRVRLSERASSFHGRILTMEPVELRRPKTLPDLLLERSTSLSSDARPPKLTKLLLNVTIQGSLGAVQVVMSPENTVGDLITVSVRQYSKEGRRPMLPPTDAALFDLHYSQFSLESLGREEKLIALGSRNFFLCTKTAASKDGQNKTASCSNEAESVTKSSKPWFKFMDFLF; this is encoded by the exons ATGAGGAATTCAAAAAATAACCGTAAGGAACCGGAGAAGAGCCGGAGGGTAAGGTTATCTGAAAGGGCGTCGTCGTTTCACGGGAGAATCCTGACGATGGAACCGGTGGAGCTGAGGCGGCCGAAGACGCTTCCCGACCTGCTTCTAGAGAGGTCTACTTCACTCTCATCCGATGCGAGGCCGCCGAAGTTGACGAAGCTGCTATTGAACGTGACGATTCAAGGGAGCCTCGGAGCCGTGCAAGTGGTGATGTCACCGGAAAACACTGTCGGTGACTTAATAACCGTATCCGTCAGGCAGTACTCGAAGGAAGGTAGGCGACCGATGCTGCCGCCAACGGACGCCGCGCTATTCGATCTCCATTATTCTCAATTCAGCTTAgaaa GTTTGGGAAGGGAAGAGAAGCTGATAGCGTTGGgatcaagaaatttcttcttGTGCACAAAAACGGCGGCATCGAAGGACGGCCAGAATAAAACGGCGTCGTGCTCAAATGAAGCGGAAAGTGTTACAAAAAGCTCGAAACCTTGGTTCAAATTCATGGATTTCTTGTTTTAG